In Felis catus isolate Fca126 chromosome A3, F.catus_Fca126_mat1.0, whole genome shotgun sequence, a single genomic region encodes these proteins:
- the SNX5 gene encoding sorting nexin-5 isoform X1, giving the protein MQKLGEGEGSMTKEEFAKMKQELEAEYLAVFKKTVSSHEVFLQRLSSHPVLSKDRNFHVFLEYDQDLSVRRKNTKEMFGGFFKSVVKSADEVLFSGVKEVDDFFEQEKNFLINYYNRIKDSCAKADKMTRSHKNVADDYIHTAACLHSLALEEPTVIKKYLLKVAELFEKLRKVESRVSSDEDLKLTELLRYYMLNIEAAKDLLYRRTKALTDYENSNKALDKARLKSKDVKLAEAHQQECCQKFEQLSESAKEELINFKRKRVAAFRKNLIEMSELEIKHARNNVSLLQSCIDLFKNN; this is encoded by the exons ATGCAGAAACTGGGAGAGGGTGAAGGGTCTATGACCAAAGAAGAATTTGCTAAGATGAAGCAAGAGCTGGAAGC TGAGTATCTTGCAGTCTTTAAGAAGACTGTGTCCTCTCATGAAGTCTTTCTGCAGCGGCTCTCCTCTCACCCTGTTCTCAGTAAAGATCGCAACTTCCATGTGTTCCTGGAATATGATCAGGAT CTAAGTGTCAGGCGGAAAAATACCAAAGAGATGTTTGGTGGCTTTTTCAAAAGTGTGGTGAAAAGTGCCGATGAAGTCCTTTTTTCTGGAGTTAAA gaGGTAGATGACTTCTTTGAGCAAGAAAAGAATTTCCTCATTAACTATTATAATAGGATCAAGGATTCATGTGCAAAAGCTGACAAAATGACCCGATCTCATAAAA ATGTTGCAGATGACTATATCCACACTGCAGCCTGCCTGCATAGCCTGGCTTTAGAAGAGCCCACAGTCATCAAAAA GTACCTTTTGAAGGTTGCTGAGCTATTTGAAAAACTTAGG aaagtagAGAGTCGAGTCTCCTCAGATGAAGATTTAAAGCTGACGGAACTTCTCCGATACTACATGCTCAACATAGAGGCTGCTAAG GATCTCTTATACAGACGCACCAAAGCCCTCACCGACTATGAGAACTCAAACAAAGCATTGGATAAGGCCAGGTTGAAAAGCAAAGATGTCAAGTTGGCTGAGGCACACCAGCAAGAATGCTGCCAGAAATTTGAACAGCTCTCTGAATCTGCAAAAGAAG AACTAATCAACTTCAAACGAAAGAGAGTGGCAGCATTTAGAAAGAATCTAATTGAAATGTCTGAACTGGAAATAAAGCATGCCAGG AACAATGTCTCCCTCCTGCAGAGCTGCATTGACTTGTTTAAGAACAACTga
- the SNX5 gene encoding sorting nexin-5 isoform X2 — protein sequence MAAVPELLQQEEDRSKLRSVSVDLNVDPSLQIDIPDALSERDKVKFTVHTKTTLPTFQSPEFSVTRQHEDFVWLHDTLIETADYAGLIIPPAPTKPDFDGPREKMQKLGEGEGSMTKEEFAKMKQELEAEYLAVFKKTVSSHEVFLQRLSSHPVLSKDRNFHVFLEYDQDLSVRRKNTKEMFGGFFKSVVKSADEVLFSGVKEVDDFFEQEKNFLINYYNRIKDSCAKADKMTRSHKNVADDYIHTAACLHSLALEEPTVIKKYLLKVAELFEKLRKVESRVSSDEDLKLTELLRYYMLNIEAAKDLLYRRTKALTDYENSNKALDKARLKSKDVKLAEAHQQECCQKFEQLSESAKEELINFKRKRVAAFRKNLIEMSELEIKHARNNVSLLQSCIDLFKNN from the exons ATGGCCGCGGTTCCCGAGTTGCTGCAGCAGGAGGAGGACCGCAGCAAG cTGAGATCTGTATCTGTGGACCTGAATGTTGATCCCTCGCTTCAGATTGACATACCTGATGCACTCAGTGAGAGAGATAAGGTCAAATTTACAGTGCACACCAAG ACAACGCTGCCCACGTTTCAGAGCCCAGAGTTTTCTGTTACAAGGCAACATGAAGACTTTGTGTGGCTACATGATACTCTTATTGAAACCGCAGACTATGCTGGGCTTATC ATTCCGCCTGCTCCTACAAAGCCTGACTTCGATGGCCCTCGAGAAAAGATGCAGAAACTGGGAGAGGGTGAAGGGTCTATGACCAAAGAAGAATTTGCTAAGATGAAGCAAGAGCTGGAAGC TGAGTATCTTGCAGTCTTTAAGAAGACTGTGTCCTCTCATGAAGTCTTTCTGCAGCGGCTCTCCTCTCACCCTGTTCTCAGTAAAGATCGCAACTTCCATGTGTTCCTGGAATATGATCAGGAT CTAAGTGTCAGGCGGAAAAATACCAAAGAGATGTTTGGTGGCTTTTTCAAAAGTGTGGTGAAAAGTGCCGATGAAGTCCTTTTTTCTGGAGTTAAA gaGGTAGATGACTTCTTTGAGCAAGAAAAGAATTTCCTCATTAACTATTATAATAGGATCAAGGATTCATGTGCAAAAGCTGACAAAATGACCCGATCTCATAAAA ATGTTGCAGATGACTATATCCACACTGCAGCCTGCCTGCATAGCCTGGCTTTAGAAGAGCCCACAGTCATCAAAAA GTACCTTTTGAAGGTTGCTGAGCTATTTGAAAAACTTAGG aaagtagAGAGTCGAGTCTCCTCAGATGAAGATTTAAAGCTGACGGAACTTCTCCGATACTACATGCTCAACATAGAGGCTGCTAAG GATCTCTTATACAGACGCACCAAAGCCCTCACCGACTATGAGAACTCAAACAAAGCATTGGATAAGGCCAGGTTGAAAAGCAAAGATGTCAAGTTGGCTGAGGCACACCAGCAAGAATGCTGCCAGAAATTTGAACAGCTCTCTGAATCTGCAAAAGAAG AACTAATCAACTTCAAACGAAAGAGAGTGGCAGCATTTAGAAAGAATCTAATTGAAATGTCTGAACTGGAAATAAAGCATGCCAGG AACAATGTCTCCCTCCTGCAGAGCTGCATTGACTTGTTTAAGAACAACTga